One Babylonia areolata isolate BAREFJ2019XMU chromosome 27, ASM4173473v1, whole genome shotgun sequence DNA window includes the following coding sequences:
- the LOC143301005 gene encoding small ribosomal subunit protein eS10-like, protein MLIPKKNRIAIYEYLFKEGVLVAKKDFFASKHQDIDVPNLQVIKALTSLKSRGYVREQFAWRNYYWYLTNEGIQYLRDFLHLPAEIVPATLKRQTRPEAQRARPKGPAEGGPRGPAPDREYRKAGGPPGSDKKADVGAGANDNFQFRGGFGRGRPGGGFSGPPPSQQE, encoded by the exons ATGTTGATCCCTAAGAAGAACCGCATTGCAATCTACGAGTACCTCTTCAAGGAGGGAGTGCTGGTTGCAAAGAAAGATTTCTTTGCTTCAAAGCACCAGGATATTGATGTCCCCAACCTTCAGGTCATCAAGGCTCTGACG AGCCTGAAGTCTCGAGGATATGTCCGGGAGCAGTTTGCTTGGAGGAACTACTACTGGTACTTGACGAATGAAGGCATCCAGTACCTCAGAGATTTCCTACATCTGCCCGCTGAAATTGTGCCTGCAACACTGAAGAGACAGACACGTCCAGAAGCCCAGCGTGCCAGACCTAAAG GTCCTGCAGAAGGAGGGCCCCGAGGACCTGCCCCAGACCGAGAGTACAGGAAAGCTGGTGGACCCC CTGGCAGTGACAAGAAGGCCGATGTTGGTGCTGGAGCAAACGACAACTTCCAGTTC AGAGGAGGATTTGGGCGTGGACGTCCTGGCGGTGGTTTCAGTGGACCTCCTCCATCCCAGCAGGAATAg